The following coding sequences lie in one Candidatus Diapherotrites archaeon genomic window:
- a CDS encoding ribbon-helix-helix domain-containing protein, with protein sequence MVESFSLNKEVIKDIEKLIRSSGFYSSKSEFYRDAVRDKYFELIKLKQEKVRKEFSKKIRAKGYKGRFLSREERIKIANEHLMEHGFQPRQAK encoded by the coding sequence GTGGTTGAAAGTTTTTCCTTGAATAAAGAGGTAATTAAAGACATAGAAAAATTGATTAGATCATCAGGTTTTTATAGCTCTAAGAGCGAATTCTATAGGGATGCAGTAAGAGATAAGTATTTTGAGTTAATTAAATTAAAGCAGGAAAAGGTTAGGAAAGAATTTTCCAAAAAAATCAGGGCTAAGGGTTATAAAGGCAGGTTTCTTTCAAGAGAAGAAAGAATAAAAATAGCTAATGAGCATCTAATGGAACATGGTTTTCAACCTCGTCAGGCGAAATAA
- a CDS encoding 30S ribosomal protein S27e, whose protein sequence is MKISIPRPKTKFLRVKCDSCGNEQVMFSAPSSTVKCLVCEKVLAEPKASKPSIKSKILREY, encoded by the coding sequence ATGAAGATTTCAATTCCAAGGCCAAAAACAAAATTCCTTAGAGTGAAATGCGATTCCTGCGGCAATGAACAGGTAATGTTTTCTGCTCCCTCTTCAACAGTAAAATGCCTTGTGTGCGAAAAAGTGCTTGCAGAACCCAAAGCCTCAAAGCCGTCAATAAAATCAAAAATTTTAAGGGAATACTGA
- a CDS encoding PAC2 family protein, translated as MATKINLVKKIKVKDAVMFTGLPGIGLVGKIAVDYMLKQFKAEKIAEIYSDSFPPSIHTRNSLIELIKDELYHYKFQGKDYLFLAGPVQPSLDIRFGSAQEHYEFAEAIVREAKKLGVKEIYTLAGINVGEKRMNAQPKIVIAATNKKIIQEFKKLNATEGQEEGLISGAAGLIIGIAAEEGIHGACLMGETNARLIYGDHGSAQKLIELLVKKFKFKVNMDEIGKESKNIEQAFQQLSKQLEEEQQEQLPPDSSLSYVR; from the coding sequence ATGGCAACAAAAATTAATCTCGTAAAAAAAATAAAAGTAAAGGACGCAGTAATGTTCACAGGCCTTCCAGGAATAGGGCTTGTAGGCAAGATTGCTGTTGATTACATGCTCAAGCAGTTTAAGGCAGAGAAAATTGCTGAAATCTACTCTGATTCATTCCCTCCAAGCATTCACACGCGCAATTCCCTCATAGAATTAATTAAAGACGAATTATACCATTACAAGTTCCAAGGAAAAGACTATTTGTTCCTTGCAGGGCCAGTCCAGCCTTCCCTGGACATAAGGTTTGGCTCAGCGCAAGAGCACTATGAGTTCGCTGAAGCAATTGTAAGGGAAGCAAAAAAATTAGGCGTAAAAGAAATCTACACCCTTGCAGGCATCAACGTGGGAGAAAAAAGAATGAATGCCCAGCCCAAGATTGTAATTGCTGCAACCAACAAGAAAATAATACAGGAATTCAAGAAATTGAATGCTACAGAAGGCCAGGAGGAAGGCCTTATAAGCGGTGCAGCAGGCCTAATAATTGGAATTGCAGCAGAAGAAGGCATTCACGGAGCATGCCTTATGGGAGAAACCAATGCAAGGCTCATTTATGGCGATCATGGCTCAGCACAGAAGCTGATTGAACTGTTGGTGAAGAAGTTCAAGTTCAAGGTGAACATGGACGAAATAGGCAAGGAAAGCAAAAACATAGAGCAGGCATTCCAGCAGTTATCCAAGCAATTAGAAGAAGAACAGCAGGAACAGCTTCCCCCAGACAGCTCATTAAGCTATGTTAGATGA
- a CDS encoding endonuclease Q family protein, with translation MPELNCDLHYHGLYSGGVSKNMLVPVIAEQAELKGLHLLSSSDILHEKWFEHVKENLVEEENGILKFKGNSINFILGTEVQDSDRVHHLLYFPDFNSVLEAKKELKKYSSDMDSFGGGRPRIRLNAERIAEIVFDSKGIIGPSHAFTPYFGVYAHFDSLKQCYGKQIGRISFIELGLSADSYFADLIEENHNYQFVTFSDAHSPWPYRLGREFTRIKMKEPSFKELKNALEDREEGLITLNAGLNPREGKYHCTACSNCFTKYSLDDALRLKWKCTKCSSSIKRGVRDRILMLSNFSEEMHPKFRPPYLHLLALAEIIQDSLKAKDVTSEPVQDLWLEFVKKFGSEINVLIDEPIENLKELNADAASKIDSFRKGFVLYIPGGGGNYGRPIICKDEKEFEKKKKELHNQLECRTEFMGQKSLMEF, from the coding sequence ATGCCTGAATTGAACTGCGACCTGCATTATCACGGCCTTTATTCTGGGGGGGTCTCAAAGAACATGCTTGTCCCTGTAATTGCGGAGCAGGCTGAATTGAAAGGCCTTCACTTGCTTTCTTCTTCTGATATATTGCACGAAAAATGGTTTGAGCACGTGAAGGAGAATTTAGTGGAAGAAGAGAATGGAATACTCAAGTTTAAAGGCAATTCAATTAATTTCATTCTGGGAACTGAGGTGCAGGACTCTGATAGAGTGCATCACTTGCTTTACTTTCCTGACTTTAATTCAGTGCTTGAAGCAAAAAAAGAGTTGAAGAAGTATTCCTCTGACATGGATTCTTTTGGTGGCGGAAGACCGAGGATTAGGCTTAATGCTGAAAGGATTGCGGAAATAGTTTTTGATTCAAAAGGGATTATTGGCCCAAGCCATGCTTTCACTCCATACTTTGGTGTTTATGCTCATTTTGATTCATTAAAGCAATGCTATGGAAAGCAGATTGGAAGAATTAGTTTCATTGAGTTAGGCTTGAGCGCTGACTCTTATTTTGCTGATTTAATTGAAGAAAACCATAACTACCAGTTCGTGACATTCTCGGACGCCCACAGCCCTTGGCCTTACAGGCTTGGAAGGGAATTCACTAGAATTAAAATGAAAGAACCTTCTTTCAAGGAATTAAAGAATGCATTAGAGGACAGGGAGGAAGGGCTAATTACATTGAATGCAGGGCTTAATCCAAGGGAGGGAAAATACCATTGCACTGCATGCAGCAATTGCTTCACCAAATATTCATTGGATGATGCTTTAAGGCTTAAATGGAAGTGCACTAAATGCTCTTCCTCAATAAAGCGCGGAGTGAGAGACAGGATTTTAATGCTCTCGAATTTTTCTGAGGAAATGCATCCAAAATTCAGGCCTCCTTACCTGCACTTGCTTGCCTTGGCTGAAATAATCCAGGACTCGCTTAAAGCAAAAGATGTTACCTCAGAGCCAGTGCAGGATTTGTGGCTTGAGTTCGTGAAAAAGTTTGGCTCAGAAATAAATGTTTTGATTGACGAGCCAATTGAGAACCTAAAAGAATTGAATGCAGATGCCGCCTCAAAGATTGACTCTTTCAGGAAAGGCTTTGTATTATACATTCCAGGAGGCGGAGGAAATTATGGAAGACCAATAATCTGCAAGGACGAAAAAGAGTTCGAGAAAAAGAAAAAAGAGTTGCACAACCAATTGGAGTGCAGGACAGAATTTATGGGACAGAAAAGCCTGATGGAGTTTTAA
- the amrS gene encoding AmmeMemoRadiSam system radical SAM enzyme gives MPEKELHEALFWKKEKDGRIKCNACQRNCLIAEGKTGFCRVRKNIDGRLYSLVYGKTLTLEVDPIEKKPLFHFKPGSQCTGVSTYGCNFSCLHCQNFHISQKFTEEMIEKVPFTSPKEIVEQTLELGVQGIAYTYTEPTIFIEYALDTMKEAKKFGLYNVFVSNGYMSEEPLQAVKPFLDAINVDLKGNQKFYQEVCGGVREKGVKNTIRWLYKNRIHDEVTYLIIPGFNDKEEYFREAAEFILSLSPSIPLHFSRFYPMNKLDYLPATDPKTVLKAKEIAEELGLKYVYAGNLQAEENTLCPECKNLLVRRYYYNTEMPGMQEGKCSKCGSKADMIF, from the coding sequence ATGCCTGAAAAAGAACTGCATGAAGCGCTCTTCTGGAAGAAGGAAAAGGACGGAAGAATTAAGTGCAATGCCTGCCAGCGCAATTGCCTTATTGCAGAAGGGAAGACAGGATTCTGCAGGGTGCGCAAGAATATTGATGGAAGGCTTTACTCCCTTGTGTACGGAAAGACCTTGACCTTGGAGGTCGACCCAATAGAGAAAAAGCCTTTGTTTCACTTCAAGCCAGGCTCTCAGTGCACTGGGGTAAGCACTTACGGCTGCAATTTCTCCTGCCTGCACTGCCAGAACTTCCATATTTCACAGAAATTCACTGAAGAAATGATTGAGAAAGTTCCATTCACTTCCCCAAAAGAAATTGTAGAACAAACATTAGAATTGGGAGTGCAGGGGATTGCCTACACTTACACTGAGCCCACAATATTCATTGAATATGCCTTGGACACAATGAAGGAAGCAAAGAAATTCGGCTTGTACAATGTTTTTGTCTCAAACGGCTACATGAGCGAGGAACCCCTCCAGGCCGTAAAGCCTTTCTTGGATGCAATTAATGTTGACCTGAAAGGGAACCAGAAATTCTACCAGGAAGTCTGCGGTGGAGTGAGAGAGAAGGGGGTAAAGAATACAATTAGGTGGCTTTACAAGAACAGGATTCACGATGAAGTAACCTATCTTATAATCCCAGGCTTTAATGACAAGGAAGAATACTTCAGGGAGGCAGCGGAATTCATTCTTTCTTTAAGCCCTTCAATTCCATTGCATTTCTCGCGCTTTTATCCAATGAACAAGCTGGATTACCTTCCTGCAACAGACCCAAAGACTGTCCTCAAGGCAAAAGAGATTGCAGAGGAATTAGGCCTGAAATATGTTTATGCAGGCAACCTGCAGGCTGAAGAGAATACTTTATGCCCTGAATGCAAGAATTTGCTGGTGAGAAGATACTATTACAATACTGAAATGCCTGGCATGCAAGAAGGCAAGTGCTCGAAGTGCGGCTCAAAAGCTGACATGATTTTCTGA
- a CDS encoding NUDIX domain-containing protein — MPSVKQLEKEKILFYTHLFAHTKIVGGRVGLKKAFEMLSEKLSGKRAQWFEENKSKFNLKQKNARTARKIVLEFWRQLTPSWSKKNFCIHEESGHVSIFRFKGFCPILEASKRNNLDTELSCTFCSEKPFNAAIKKFDKKTELKIMARRPEIDYCEYLIAFRPEKVNKTVTVFLRHKGKILLLKRSSNKHIHHPNEWNTVTGYLNEMSALKRAYLEIKEETGIKKNQLKFIKKEKEFKINDRICNKIWLCTPVLFETKTRKIELNYEHLKYKWIKPEELNKLKYIVGLQKALNKVLSP; from the coding sequence ATGCCTTCAGTAAAGCAGTTGGAGAAAGAGAAAATTCTATTTTACACTCACCTATTTGCTCACACAAAAATTGTTGGGGGGAGGGTTGGATTGAAAAAAGCATTTGAGATGCTCTCAGAAAAGCTTTCAGGAAAGAGAGCTCAATGGTTCGAGGAGAACAAAAGCAAATTTAATTTAAAGCAAAAAAATGCAAGGACTGCAAGAAAGATTGTGCTGGAGTTCTGGAGGCAATTAACTCCATCTTGGAGCAAAAAAAATTTCTGCATCCACGAGGAAAGCGGGCACGTGTCAATCTTCAGGTTCAAGGGCTTCTGCCCTATTCTTGAGGCAAGCAAAAGGAACAATTTAGACACAGAGCTCTCATGCACTTTTTGTTCGGAGAAGCCTTTCAATGCAGCAATAAAAAAATTCGACAAGAAAACAGAATTGAAGATAATGGCCCGAAGGCCAGAAATTGATTACTGTGAGTATCTTATTGCTTTCAGGCCTGAGAAAGTGAACAAGACAGTTACTGTTTTCCTTAGGCACAAAGGAAAAATTTTGTTGCTGAAAAGGTCTTCAAACAAGCACATCCATCACCCAAACGAATGGAACACTGTAACAGGCTATTTGAATGAAATGAGCGCCCTGAAAAGGGCTTACTTGGAGATAAAGGAAGAAACAGGAATCAAAAAGAACCAATTGAAATTCATTAAAAAAGAAAAAGAGTTCAAAATAAATGACAGGATTTGCAATAAAATCTGGCTTTGCACTCCAGTGCTCTTTGAGACCAAAACAAGGAAAATTGAATTGAACTACGAGCACTTGAAATACAAGTGGATTAAACCTGAAGAATTAAATAAACTGAAATATATTGTGGGCTTGCAAAAGGCATTAAATAAAGTGCTTTCACCTTAG
- a CDS encoding DNA primase small subunit domain-containing protein, with the protein MQADNNTINFLFRKFHSYYEKKFVDSVKEIERREFGIGVFGKKITERHLAFDSSRHFNEFLREEAPFYVSCSAAYYQFPDKRPMEAKDYIKSDLVYEFDADDLKTKCKEEHDSWHCIKCGAKGKGAISNCTECGAAVVSEQWVCSECLEETKKESFKLVELLKEDFDFVGGITVNFSGSKGYHVHVSSEKIFSLTNEARIELVDYLTANSLSLENQGFNLDSMPLQCPKTNERIGLNERIMEWMKKLIEGEEAERIAGITGISFKAAKEFIKRKEKTLKNFEKGILSPLPKKSKAFWFSLIKQATEEIRVKLDRQTSIDASKIIRVPDTIHGSTSLLAKSIPLEELKSFDPLKESIIFSSNPTKVFIGRAPKFCLGGEFFGPYNKSEEVLPEFAALYLMARGSASVR; encoded by the coding sequence ATGCAGGCAGACAATAATACAATAAATTTTTTATTTAGGAAATTCCATTCCTACTACGAGAAGAAGTTCGTTGACTCAGTTAAAGAAATTGAAAGAAGGGAGTTCGGCATTGGGGTATTCGGAAAAAAGATTACCGAAAGGCATTTGGCATTCGACTCAAGCAGGCACTTCAATGAATTCCTGCGCGAAGAAGCGCCATTCTATGTTTCCTGCTCTGCCGCCTACTACCAATTCCCGGACAAGAGGCCGATGGAGGCAAAGGATTACATTAAATCGGACCTGGTTTACGAATTCGATGCAGACGACCTGAAAACAAAATGCAAGGAAGAACATGACTCCTGGCACTGCATCAAATGCGGTGCAAAAGGAAAAGGAGCAATAAGCAACTGTACTGAATGCGGCGCGGCAGTAGTATCAGAGCAGTGGGTGTGCAGTGAATGCCTTGAAGAAACAAAAAAGGAATCCTTCAAATTGGTTGAACTCCTGAAAGAAGACTTTGATTTCGTGGGAGGTATTACAGTGAATTTCTCTGGAAGCAAAGGCTATCATGTTCATGTAAGCTCAGAGAAGATATTCTCCTTAACCAATGAAGCAAGGATTGAATTGGTTGACTACCTCACAGCAAATTCCCTGAGCCTGGAAAACCAGGGCTTCAACCTGGATTCAATGCCCTTGCAGTGCCCTAAAACAAACGAAAGGATTGGATTGAACGAGAGAATAATGGAATGGATGAAGAAATTGATTGAAGGAGAAGAAGCAGAGAGGATTGCAGGAATAACAGGAATTTCCTTCAAGGCAGCAAAAGAATTCATTAAAAGAAAAGAGAAAACCCTAAAGAACTTTGAGAAAGGCATTCTTTCGCCATTACCAAAAAAATCAAAGGCGTTCTGGTTCTCCCTCATAAAGCAGGCGACAGAAGAAATCAGAGTGAAGTTAGACAGGCAGACCTCCATTGACGCAAGCAAAATAATAAGGGTGCCTGACACCATCCATGGCTCAACAAGCCTACTGGCAAAAAGCATTCCGTTAGAGGAATTAAAATCCTTTGACCCATTAAAAGAAAGCATAATTTTTTCAAGTAATCCCACAAAAGTATTTATTGGGAGAGCACCAAAATTCTGTTTAGGAGGCGAGTTCTTTGGTCCATACAATAAAAGCGAAGAAGTTCTGCCGGAATTCGCTGCATTATACTTGATGGCAAGGGGTTCAGCTTCAGTAAGGTGA
- a CDS encoding mechanosensitive ion channel family protein: MFEPLIAATETEISKILAINLDGIGTLNDLLFKLILIVIIFIGARIAISLINRFIERSLKEHKAIDEKLKFDKVTLDTIKKIVRYFVYFIAFIMILGQFGLNITTLIAVLGIGGIAIAFGAQETIANILAGFVLILDKPFRVGDSITLAEDRDKTGDIIELERSGQVIDIGLRSTRIKTSGNVLVSIPNSEFSKREIWNYTRQDKTFKIFMPISISYESDYGKAKKILIEKAKKHSEVLKNLDAPEVIHMGFGEYSINMVLSAWIKDAEKRFYVRSDLFESIKEEFDKEGIEIPYPKRHLVFGKGEKLIEFPKSMQK; this comes from the coding sequence TTGTTCGAGCCTTTAATTGCAGCAACAGAGACAGAAATATCAAAGATTTTGGCCATAAACCTTGACGGCATAGGCACCCTAAACGATTTGTTGTTCAAGCTTATCTTAATTGTAATAATATTTATTGGGGCTAGAATTGCAATTTCCCTCATAAACAGGTTTATTGAGCGCTCTCTGAAGGAGCATAAGGCAATAGATGAAAAGCTTAAGTTTGATAAAGTGACCTTAGATACAATAAAGAAGATTGTAAGGTATTTCGTTTACTTCATTGCCTTCATAATGATTCTAGGCCAGTTCGGATTGAATATAACAACATTGATTGCGGTCCTTGGAATTGGGGGGATTGCAATTGCATTCGGCGCACAGGAAACCATTGCAAACATCCTGGCAGGCTTTGTATTGATCTTAGACAAGCCTTTCAGGGTCGGGGACAGCATAACCCTTGCAGAAGACAGGGACAAGACAGGGGACATAATTGAACTGGAGAGGAGCGGTCAAGTAATAGACATAGGCTTGAGAAGCACGCGCATTAAAACTTCAGGGAATGTGCTTGTGAGCATTCCTAATTCAGAATTCTCTAAAAGGGAAATATGGAATTACACAAGACAGGACAAGACATTCAAGATCTTCATGCCAATAAGCATAAGCTATGAGTCAGATTACGGCAAAGCAAAAAAAATCCTTATTGAAAAAGCAAAAAAGCATTCTGAAGTATTAAAGAATCTTGATGCCCCCGAAGTTATTCACATGGGTTTTGGGGAATACTCAATCAACATGGTTTTGAGTGCCTGGATAAAGGACGCAGAAAAAAGATTTTATGTGAGGTCAGACTTGTTTGAATCAATCAAAGAGGAATTCGACAAGGAGGGAATTGAAATCCCTTACCCTAAAAGGCATCTTGTATTTGGCAAGGGCGAAAAACTAATTGAATTCCCTAAATCAATGCAAAAATAA
- a CDS encoding acylphosphatase: protein MKTFELIIEGNVQRVGYRNSVSQIAFDLGLNGSIENLPDGRVKIIVQGKEEQLNEFSKRIRIKEWPIAVKSIKEKEIKLKEKFTEFKIVRGHPQNELSERADEAVIYMQKMYGEIRDFRNESKSHFTVLGNRVSKGVNETRLLRKATNVNFNKMDAKYDKVSSRMDKMSGKMDKVSDGIDGMADTLKQTNWTLKKEFGKLSDALLTLATKSTQK, encoded by the coding sequence ATGAAGACTTTTGAGTTAATTATTGAAGGGAATGTTCAAAGGGTCGGCTATAGGAATTCCGTCAGCCAAATTGCTTTTGATTTAGGGCTTAATGGAAGCATTGAGAACCTGCCTGATGGAAGAGTGAAAATAATTGTTCAAGGAAAAGAAGAGCAGTTAAATGAATTTAGTAAAAGAATAAGAATAAAGGAGTGGCCTATTGCAGTAAAGTCAATAAAGGAAAAAGAAATTAAACTGAAAGAGAAATTCACTGAATTCAAAATAGTTAGAGGCCATCCCCAAAATGAATTGAGTGAAAGGGCAGATGAAGCTGTCATCTACATGCAGAAAATGTATGGAGAAATAAGAGACTTTAGGAATGAATCAAAATCGCATTTTACTGTTTTGGGAAATAGAGTCAGCAAAGGAGTAAATGAAACAAGGCTTCTGAGAAAAGCTACAAATGTTAATTTTAACAAAATGGACGCCAAATACGACAAAGTTTCCAGCAGAATGGATAAAATGTCTGGTAAGATGGATAAAGTGTCTGATGGAATAGACGGCATGGCAGACACCCTAAAACAAACAAACTGGACCCTCAAAAAAGAATTCGGGAAATTGTCTGATGCCCTGCTCACATTAGCAACCAAGTCAACCCAAAAGTAA
- a CDS encoding S1 RNA-binding domain-containing protein: MSELPSIGETVVVKVTKVLDYGAFVELLEYENQKGFVHVSQIASRWVKNVRNFVKENQIRAAQVLSMNPAKGQIDLSLTKVSAGAQRAKIEEYKQFKRAQKLIEVLSQEQKKPFDEAWHEVAEPLINNYGSLQKAFNKILVEEQVPSEIPREWSKPLLEIVKKNFEVSKKEVKGIIELSSAASNGVEIIRKTLSLLEKEAPKNVSVEVSYTGSGKYMIKVVSHDYKIAEKFLYDATQKAVKFIEGMKGKARFNEIKAS, translated from the coding sequence ATGAGTGAACTGCCATCAATAGGAGAAACAGTTGTAGTGAAGGTAACAAAGGTTCTGGATTATGGGGCTTTTGTTGAATTGCTTGAATACGAAAACCAGAAAGGCTTTGTGCACGTCTCCCAGATAGCCTCAAGATGGGTGAAGAATGTAAGGAATTTCGTCAAAGAAAACCAGATAAGGGCAGCGCAAGTGCTCTCAATGAACCCAGCAAAAGGCCAGATAGACTTAAGCCTCACAAAGGTCAGCGCAGGAGCGCAAAGGGCAAAAATCGAGGAATACAAGCAGTTCAAGAGAGCCCAGAAACTGATTGAAGTCCTCTCACAGGAACAGAAAAAGCCTTTTGACGAGGCATGGCACGAGGTTGCAGAGCCCCTCATAAACAATTATGGTTCACTGCAAAAGGCATTCAATAAAATCTTGGTTGAAGAACAAGTGCCTTCAGAAATACCCAGAGAGTGGAGCAAGCCATTGCTTGAAATAGTGAAAAAGAATTTTGAGGTATCAAAAAAGGAAGTAAAGGGAATAATTGAATTGAGCTCTGCTGCATCAAATGGCGTTGAAATAATAAGGAAGACCTTAAGCCTGCTTGAAAAGGAAGCCCCAAAAAATGTTTCGGTGGAAGTTTCCTATACGGGCTCAGGCAAATACATGATTAAAGTTGTATCGCACGATTATAAAATAGCAGAAAAGTTCCTGTACGATGCAACGCAGAAGGCAGTAAAATTCATTGAGGGAATGAAAGGCAAGGCAAGATTCAACGAAATAAAAGCCTCGTGA